In the Acidimicrobiales bacterium genome, CCTCCGCCCGCCGGCGCAGCACGTCGAGCGCGTCCAACGCCGATCCGACGCCACCGAGGCCCAAGAGCGCGACGACCCGCTCGTTCTGTGCCGGTACCAGCCGGAGGCGGGCCGCGGTGACGACTCCGAGGGTCCCCTCGGAGCCGACCATGAGCTGGGAGAGGTCATAGCCGGTGTTGTCCTTGACCAGCCCTCCCAGGCGCGACACCGCCGTCCCGTCGGCGAGGACAACCTCGAGCCCGATCACCTGGGCGCGCGTCGAGCCGTACCGAAGCACGTGCAGCCCGCCGGCGTTCGTCGCTACGAGGCCGCCGACTGTTGCGCTGTCCCGGGCGGCCAGGTCCACGGGGAAGGACAACCCCACCTCACGTGCGGCCTGCTGGAGGCGTGCGAGGGTGACGCCCGCACCGGCGGTGACCTGCGCCGCCACAGGGTCGGGTTGCTCCATCCAGGTCAACCGGGAGGTGCTCAACACGACCGGGGCGGGCCCCGCCGGTCCGGGAACGGCGCCCCCGACCAGCCCTGTGTTTCCTCCCTGCGTTACGACCGGAACTCCCGCGCCGGCGCACGCAGCCACAACTCGTGCGACCTCGTCGGTCGACTCCGGGCGAACGACCAGCAGCGCAGCCCCGTTGAACCTCCTGGTCCAGTCCGTCTCGAACGCCGCCTTGGTGCCAGGATCGGTCAGGACGTGGCCCGGGCCCACGATCTCGGCTAGATCCGTCTCCAGACGGGCCAGGGACTCGGGCATCCAGTCATCTTCGCAGTAACACTGACCCGCCGGGGCCCCTAACCCCGGCTCCTCCGGCAGGCGGGGACCCCATCCCCGCCGCCGGCAGTAACGGCTCCCTTAGCATTGACCACGGCCGAGGGAGGTACCGCCAGATGACCGAGCAAGCAGCCGAGCAAGCAGCCGAGCGTGTAACCGTTGCCATCAAGGAGGGTGTCGCCGACGTGCGGCTGAACCGGCCGGACAAGCTCAACGCCCTCGACCAGGCGATGTTCGACGCGCTCGTCGAGACCAGCGCGAAACTCGCCGCCGATCCCTCCGTACGGGCCGTGGTCCTATCAGGCGAGGGGCGGGGTTTCTGCGCCGGCCTCGACTTCACGTCTTTCCAGGCGATGGCCAGCGAAGGGACCCGGGGCCGGGTGCGGCAGCTCGGGGACCGGCCGCCCGGGCGGATCGCCAACCACGGCCAGCAGGCCGCCTACGGGTGGACGGAACTGCCGGTGCCGGTCATCGCGGCGATCCACGGGGTGGCCTTGGGCGGAGGCTTCCAGGTAGCCCTGGGCGCCGATATCCGGATCGTGGCGCCCGACGCGCGGATCTCGGTCCTGGAGATGCGGTGGGGGCTGATCCCGGACATGACCGGCACCTTCATGCTGCGCCAGCTGGTCGGCCTCGAGGTGGCGAAGGAGTTGACCTTCACCGGGCGGATGGTCTCGGGCGAGGAAGCGCTG is a window encoding:
- a CDS encoding FAD-binding oxidoreductase, with amino-acid sequence MPESLARLETDLAEIVGPGHVLTDPGTKAAFETDWTRRFNGAALLVVRPESTDEVARVVAACAGAGVPVVTQGGNTGLVGGAVPGPAGPAPVVLSTSRLTWMEQPDPVAAQVTAGAGVTLARLQQAAREVGLSFPVDLAARDSATVGGLVATNAGGLHVLRYGSTRAQVIGLEVVLADGTAVSRLGGLVKDNTGYDLSQLMVGSEGTLGVVTAARLRLVPAQNERVVALLGLGGVGSALDALDVLRRRAEGLQAAELFFEDGLHLVTSYSGAGDPLPRRWPVYLLVECAGVRDVSESLFDALMALELDESATAAATDPAGMERLWSYRERHTEAISTLGIPHKLDVTLPLRQLEDFVDSVREAVEKAAPGSQLVLFGHVGDGNLHVNVVGPDPEDETVDEAVLDLVASLGGSISAEHGVGRAKTKWLHLSRSPAELAAMRAVKSALDPTGLLNPGVLLE
- a CDS encoding crotonase/enoyl-CoA hydratase family protein, with amino-acid sequence MTEQAAEQAAERVTVAIKEGVADVRLNRPDKLNALDQAMFDALVETSAKLAADPSVRAVVLSGEGRGFCAGLDFTSFQAMASEGTRGRVRQLGDRPPGRIANHGQQAAYGWTELPVPVIAAIHGVALGGGFQVALGADIRIVAPDARISVLEMRWGLIPDMTGTFMLRQLVGLEVAKELTFTGRMVSGEEALKLGLASRVTDKPREAALELAAQIASSSPDAIRAAKRLLNQAGQIPLQQQLLDESREMGALIGSPNQVEAVAAYFEKRPPVFADPHL